The Pristiophorus japonicus isolate sPriJap1 chromosome 2, sPriJap1.hap1, whole genome shotgun sequence DNA segment GCTTCAGTGGCACAtaccaggctaacccagaacccacTACAGAATCGAGACCCTCATGGAGGTGCTTTTCCTGTGAGGCTGACTCCCCCTCTCCTGAGGGAGTGGTGGGaaggccacccccccccccccccacaggcaagcTTCTCCCCCCTTTTGGCACAGATCTGTATTATCGCTCGGTCTTGGATGGACAAGAGAAGCCCATCCACTCCACACTATAAAAAAGGAGAATTGTTTGAACACATCTCGTGCCACAAGCTTAGCCTGCAGAGGCTTTGCCGCCATTCAAGCTGGATCGAAGTGTCCGTTAACCATTCGGAGCACCCTCCCAATGGACTATATCTAGGCCAAGATTGGCATTCTCAAAAATTTCCTGTCATCAATGTGAACCAACAATTGGGACAGATATCACCTTGCATCTTCCAGTCAATAGCACAGATCAGCCGAGATTTTCAAAGCTACATGTATTGCACTAAGAATGAACACTGATAATGCAATTTAACAAAGTATTTGAGCAGCAGTTAATTTTTATTTAATTGATTCACTAGACAGTAGTTACAGAATGTAAAACCAGTGACATTTTCCTGAATTAAACTCCAATATATCAATTAAAAATGCTTGAATTGGTTTTGAAGGGCAGATTGGCAATAATAAAACGTGCGtgatatctagttcatgcactgcctTCGTGCAAACTTTAAGACTTAACGCTGTATTTTTCAATCACGGCTTCTGTGATCGTTTCATCGGCATCTATTTTGGCTTTAACTTTCTTCCCCACCAGCTTAAAGATGTTGTCTGGCTCAACACCTTTGGGTTCTGCCACCTTCACAGTCATCATATCCAGAGTCAGTACAGTTCCTGCTGGAATAGTAACCTTGGCTACTATCGATTTGCCCAGCTGTGAAGATAAAAGAGGATAAATCAACATTTTATCCGCTATAAGGCAGCGTGCAGTGTGTATGTTGCACACTCCCTACACGCAATACTAACGGAAGTCATTTATAGTTCCGAGGGAAGACAGCAGATGGAACACTCAAGTACTGCCACTAATTTCTGGTCATTTTCACCAAGTCATGTGTTAGTGGATGAGCCCACCCCTGGAATTGCTCATCTTTCATCTATACGACCACACGTCATAAAGATAAAATCAAACCGAAAATAAAATGCTTTAGAACACCGTCTAAACTTTATTTTCTGCAAAATCCATCGTTCCTAGTATTGGCACAGCAAGACATCAAGCGAGCTTTGAAACTTGTTTGGGCTTGATTTTATTGCCCGACACTCTACACGAACTGCCCCGTGAGCACGTTACCTTGTTGTGGCAGGCCAGCTCGGAAGGCAACATGTGTTTGACGGCAGATCCGAAGGCCTGCTCCACAATGCGGATTGAGCGCACTAGTTCCCGCAGCTCGTCGGGCTCCAGGGAAGCTTGGTGGTCGTTGCCCTTCCAGGTCTTGTCCAAGGTCACGTGACGCTCCACAACTTTCGCTCCCATGGCGACGGCTGCTATGCTGATAGCAATTCCAGTTTCATGTCCAGAGTATCCAATAGGAATGTCTGGAAATTCTTTCTTGTATTCCTGGAAGCAGGGAGAAAAATAAAAAGCTTACATCCATCTGCAGGGCATGGATACGATCTTATTTAACTTTGGCAAACTACATCTGGTTAAAGACAACAGCAACATTTTACCAATCCCCAATTCAATttcaagccccagtccagagacttgagcagcaaaacctaggctgacacaccagggcggtaccgagggagcgccgcactgtcggaggggcggcacagagggagcgccgcactgtcggaggggcggcacagagggagcgccgcactgtcggaggggcggcacagagggagcgccgcactgtcggagggccgcactgtcggaggggcggcacagagggagcgccgcactgtcggaggggcagtactgagggagtgccgcactgtcggaggggcagtactgagggagtgctgcactgtcggaggggcagtactgagggagcgctgcactgacggaggggcagtactgagggagccctgcactgtcggaggggcagcactgagggagagctgcactgacggaggggcagtactgagggagcgccacactgacggaggggcagtactgagggagcgccgcactgacggaggggcagtactgagggagcgctgcactgacggaggggcagtactgagggagtgctgcactgacggaggggcagtactgagggagtgctgcactgtcggaggggcagtactgagggagtgccgcactgtcggaggggcagtactgagggagcgccgcactgtcggaggggcagtactgagggagcgccgcactgtcggaggggccgtccttcggatgagacgttaaaccgaggccccgtctgctctcaggtggatgtaaaagatcccatggcactatttcaaagagcaggggagttatccccggtgtcctggggccaatatttatccctcaatcaacatcacaaaaatagattatctggtcattgtcacgttgctgtttgtagaaGTTTGCTTcccgcatattggctgctgcacttcctacattacaacagtgattaaactTCAAAAAGCAATTAAtttgctggaaagcactttgggacgtctggtgctcattaaaggcgctatagaaatgcaagtctttcttttaatcatCAGAAATGTTATTTGCATGGAGCAAAAATGTCTTGTAATATCCTCCACAGCCActgggtgttccccaggggtcagttctaggaccactgcttttcttaatatacattaatgacttggacttgggtgtacagggcacaatttcaaaatgtgcagatgacaaaaaacttggaagtatagtgaacagtgaggaggatagggatataCTTCAAGgaggacagacaggctggtggaatgggcagacaggtggcagatgaaatttaacacaaaagTGTGAAATTATatatttggtagaaagaatgaggagaggacatataaactaaagggtacaatcctaaaggggggcagggacagagagacccgggggtatatgggcacaaatcgctgaaggtggcagagtAGGTTGAGAAACCAGTTAAAAAAtcttacgggatcctggacttcatgaatagaggcatagagtacaaaagcaaggaagttatgatgaacccgtagaaaacactggttcggtctcaactggagtattgtgtccaattctggacaccacactttaggaaggatgtgaaggccttagagagggtgcagagagatttacgagaatggttccagggatgagggacttcagtgacggggatagactggagaagctggggttgttctccttggagcagagaaggttgagaggagatttgatcgaggtgctcaaaatcatgaggggtctggacagagtagatcgagagaaactgttcccattggtggaagtgtggagaaccagaggacacagatttaaggcgattggcagaagaaccaaaggcgacatgaggaaaacgtttttacgcagcgagtggttaggatctggaatgcgctgcctgagagggtggtggaggcagactcaatcgtggctttcaaaagggaattggataagttcctgaaggaaaaaaatgcagggctatggggaaagggcgggggagtgggactggctgaggtgctctagcagagagccggcacgggctgaatggcctcctgtgctgtaaccgttcaatGATGAGTATGGCGAGACAGGTGAACCCCAAGTTATTGGATATCCAGTGTGAAGGCTACAATCCAGCGGCATTATACTGACCGTGATGACACGCAGATTGGCATCTTCAGGCTCCAGCGGGTaggtactggtgcactggagaaaACAAAACTTGGGGTTGATGGGCTTGACTGTTTTGTAAACCTCTCTCATTGTTTGCATGCTCTGCATCCCACTGGAGATCACCATCGGACGGCCTGATCACACAAAGCAGACAATCAGTACAAGTAGACGCTGAGTTCATGCAATGCAAGCTGGGCATTACTGCAGCTTTAGTTACCTTTCTTGGCAGCTTTTTCTAAAtatggaatgttatttgtgtccaaAGAGCCGACTTTGAAGAAAGGCACATTCAGCTCATGAAGGAATTCAACCGCCATCTGCAATCCGAGCAAGAAAGAGTCAGCCCACCAGTCACAGACTTTGATCATCTGCAAATCAATCATTCTGGCACTTCGCTACTTATCTGGATAGCCGGCTATACCTTTCCATTTCTGGACTTCATCGCTTGCTTGCTAACTTTTTCCTTTCTTTTAAATCATTTCAACAATCGCGAGGCTAGTCTGTGCCTATTGCAGATAATTAAATAGTCAACAGAACAGGTTAAAACTTTAACGTGGACAATAAGGATAAACAAAAGGAGTACTGTTAAGAGTTTACTAGCAGAAGGCTCACGGGTATATCTGCTGACCCAGTAACACACAGACAAGAGGtacgaatgataagggagtcaagggttatggggagcgggcagagaagtggagttgaggccaagatcagatcagctatgatcgtattgaatggcggagtaggctcgaggggccgaatggccgactactgctcctatttcttatgttatattcccATCAGAGTGCAGGCGAGCAGACCACCACCAACTTCTTCTCCGGTTGTCATGAATGAAGACCTGGAAACGCAAGCAGGCTTAGCTAAAGGactatagaaacagaaaataggtgcaggagtaggccattcggcccttcgagcctgcaccgccattcaatgagttcatggctgaacatgcaacttcagtaccccattcctgctttctcgccataccccttgattccccgagtagtaaggactacatctaactcctttttgaatatgtttagtgaattggcctcaacaactttctgcggtagagaattcaacagggtcaccactctggttgaagaagtttctcctcatctcggtcctaaatggcttaccccttatccttagactgtgacccctggttctggacttccccaacattgggaacattcttcctgcatcgaacctgtctaaacccatcagaattttaaacatttctatgaggtcccctctcattcttctgaactccagtgaatacaagcccagttgatccagtctttcttgatatgtcagtcccgccatcccaggaatcagtctggtgaaccttcgctgcactccctcaatagcaagaatgtccttcctca contains these protein-coding regions:
- the nansa gene encoding N-acetylneuraminic acid synthase a, whose product is MSREFELCPGRMIGGDHPCFIIAEIGQNHQGDLDIAKRMIRIVKECGADCAKFQKSELEYKFNQKALEKLYPSKHSWGVTYGDHKRHLEFSHEQYKELQKYAQELGIFFTASGMDEMAVEFLHELNVPFFKVGSLDTNNIPYLEKAAKKGRPMVISSGMQSMQTMREVYKTVKPINPKFCFLQCTSTYPLEPEDANLRVITEYKKEFPDIPIGYSGHETGIAISIAAVAMGAKVVERHVTLDKTWKGNDHQASLEPDELRELVRSIRIVEQAFGSAVKHMLPSELACHNKLGKSIVAKVTIPAGTVLTLDMMTVKVAEPKGVEPDNIFKLVGKKVKAKIDADETITEAVIEKYSVKS